From Deltaproteobacteria bacterium, one genomic window encodes:
- a CDS encoding B12-binding domain-containing radical SAM protein, which produces MSHVTLIRPAMVVVRLIQSRSTCPPIGVVYLAASLKKAGHQVHLIDAVGESILQILPFDGGDEYGHYNFFHGLTLDETVDRVDPNTDYIGVSCMFSIEWPLVRELLVKLRKRFPDKPIIIGGEHVTAMAEWIFKTRPEVDYAILGEGEGPLVALIAALESGQPAGSVPGVVAKQNPKKPQRTGSVDRYLFDLRIREVDDIPLPDWDSIPILQYLDNGFGYGTDRGRNMPMLATRGCPYQCTFCSSPQMWSTKWLARKPELVLDEMELYQKKYGAENFSFYDLTAIVKRDWIIEFCQLVLKRELKFTWQLPSGTRSEAIDGEVADLLYQAGCRSMNYAPESGSSRTLQRIKKKVNLESMKKSMRACGKRGLVIKSNTIVGFPGETHRDVWKTIKWLAELAVLGVHEATLTQYIPYPGTELFDQLTKEGRIERPFSDSYFAMLATKGNFLSNMSWSEHISHKAVARYIMFSNLLFMSVSSLLRPWRVARAVINVVLKRPEESRLEATLRTLFSGRIFRNLFSSRRKTPFLISRQLALKGHSIPGSDDLRRVA; this is translated from the coding sequence ATGAGCCACGTTACCCTGATACGTCCCGCGATGGTGGTGGTCCGGCTGATCCAGTCGCGATCGACCTGCCCTCCGATAGGGGTTGTCTATCTTGCCGCGAGCCTTAAAAAGGCAGGGCACCAGGTTCATCTGATCGATGCGGTCGGGGAATCGATCCTTCAGATCCTTCCTTTCGACGGAGGGGATGAATACGGCCACTATAATTTCTTTCATGGGCTCACACTTGACGAAACGGTCGATCGAGTCGATCCCAACACTGATTACATCGGTGTTTCCTGCATGTTCTCGATTGAGTGGCCCCTGGTTCGTGAGCTCCTGGTCAAATTGCGGAAGCGATTTCCGGACAAGCCAATCATCATCGGTGGAGAACATGTGACGGCGATGGCCGAATGGATCTTCAAGACACGGCCGGAAGTTGACTACGCAATTCTCGGTGAAGGGGAGGGGCCGCTTGTCGCGTTGATTGCTGCCCTTGAGTCGGGGCAGCCGGCCGGGTCGGTTCCCGGTGTGGTGGCGAAACAGAATCCGAAGAAACCCCAACGAACGGGGTCGGTCGATCGGTATCTTTTTGATCTGAGGATCAGGGAGGTCGATGATATTCCGCTTCCGGACTGGGACTCGATTCCGATCCTTCAATATCTGGACAACGGTTTCGGATACGGCACCGATCGCGGTCGCAATATGCCGATGTTGGCGACGCGCGGGTGTCCGTATCAATGCACCTTTTGCTCCAGCCCCCAGATGTGGAGCACCAAATGGCTAGCGAGAAAACCGGAACTGGTCCTCGACGAAATGGAGCTCTACCAGAAAAAGTACGGGGCCGAAAACTTCAGCTTTTATGACCTTACGGCGATCGTCAAAAGGGACTGGATCATAGAATTCTGTCAGCTTGTCCTAAAAAGGGAACTTAAGTTTACCTGGCAACTCCCGAGTGGGACCCGTTCGGAGGCGATCGACGGAGAGGTGGCGGATCTGCTCTATCAGGCCGGCTGCCGCAGTATGAATTACGCCCCGGAAAGCGGATCTTCTCGAACCCTCCAAAGGATCAAGAAAAAGGTGAATCTGGAAAGCATGAAAAAATCGATGAGGGCCTGCGGAAAGAGAGGGCTTGTGATTAAGAGCAATACGATCGTTGGATTCCCCGGAGAGACTCACCGGGATGTTTGGAAGACGATAAAGTGGCTCGCCGAGCTCGCGGTTCTCGGTGTCCACGAAGCGACACTGACACAGTACATTCCCTACCCAGGGACCGAACTCTTTGATCAGTTGACCAAAGAGGGGAGAATCGAACGACCATTCTCGGATAGCTATTTTGCGATGTTGGCAACCAAGGGAAATTTTTTGAGCAATATGTCCTGGTCGGAACATATCTCGCACAAGGCGGTGGCCCGGTACATCATGTTTTCGAATCTGCTCTTCATGTCCGTTAGCTCTCTTCTTCGCCCATGGCGTGTGGCACGCGCCGTAATCAATGTTGTCTTGAAGAGACCGGAAGAGAGCCGGCTAGAGGCAACCCTTCGAACGTTGTTTAGCGGCCGGATATTCCGGAATCTTTTCTCATCCCGGCGAAAAACCCCGTTCTTGATTTCGCGTCAACTCGCCCTGAAGGGTCATTCTATTCCGGGTAGCGATGACCTTCGTCGGGTCGCCTGA
- a CDS encoding class I SAM-dependent methyltransferase: MEERKRQERDFHNLVREEKLKNDPSRYDYFWSNRKFYSIAVKSREFVEQWLKPRIQGKKVLDYCSGNGLMSIWLAKNGAAETCGIDISDVSVVNSQKAVGAEGLQNRCRFSVMDGEKMTFEDDSFDLIYERGVLHHLDLEKAYSELSRTLKPDGACLCVEALKHNPVMQWYRRKTPQLRTSWEVDHILGRDEIALARKFFNHVEVLGCFYLFALLAVPFRNTRFFNPLLRFLEAVDHLVLRLPWIKWQAWHVVFSLEQPRK, encoded by the coding sequence ATGGAAGAAAGAAAACGGCAGGAAAGAGATTTTCATAACCTTGTTCGGGAAGAGAAGCTTAAAAATGATCCATCACGATATGATTATTTTTGGTCGAATCGTAAATTTTACTCCATTGCGGTCAAAAGTCGGGAGTTTGTGGAGCAATGGTTGAAACCACGAATTCAGGGAAAGAAGGTCCTTGATTATTGCTCGGGCAACGGTCTCATGTCGATCTGGCTGGCAAAGAATGGGGCGGCGGAGACCTGTGGCATCGATATTTCAGACGTGTCGGTTGTTAATTCTCAAAAGGCTGTTGGCGCCGAAGGACTTCAGAATCGCTGTCGTTTTTCCGTCATGGACGGGGAGAAGATGACGTTTGAGGATGACAGCTTTGATCTGATTTATGAGCGGGGTGTCCTCCACCATCTGGATCTTGAAAAGGCCTATTCCGAGCTTTCGCGTACCCTCAAGCCGGACGGGGCCTGTTTGTGTGTGGAGGCCTTGAAACATAATCCGGTCATGCAATGGTATCGCCGTAAAACGCCGCAGCTACGAACCTCTTGGGAAGTCGATCATATTCTGGGAAGAGACGAGATTGCATTGGCAAGGAAATTTTTTAATCACGTTGAAGTTCTGGGCTGTTTTTATCTCTTTGCCCTGCTGGCGGTCCCTTTCAGAAACACCCGATTTTTTAACCCTCTCCTCCGTTTTTTGGAAGCGGTCGATCATCTCGTTTTGCGCCTTCCCTGGATCAAATGGCAGGCGTGGCACGTGGTCTTTTCACTCGAGCAGCCAAGGAAATAA
- a CDS encoding flippase gives MISPRRILKNTTFLTVAFVTRKVIHLVAFSLIARYTGVQTTGLYFLLLSFAALFTSLMDFGLTPAMIREASKAPERLHDYLGNVLGLKVFLCVAASAAGFGLIHLLDYPDLTQRLVYLTTIYIVLDSLADTFYGCLRVHHRMEFEAKGMVVSHFLILLISSFVVFFQLNIYGLVFALIMGGLYNLIYSLFCTLRVLHLKLNLYFDHSVVKQLVSIAIPILGAAAFSKLLFIDTFLLSYLTDETVLGWFSVPSTLVQSFMFIPMAVTMAIYPALSSFHIHSPERLIETFERSVQILMIFIIPAAIGMAVLAPGIIRFFFGISYGPSVLPFRILTFSLIPIFFNGPMSVLLDACHRQVSNSFLMAVAAILHLGLALTFIPNYQAVGIAWAAVFGHTAFFVLGIFAVRGILAGALKRCLTDMAVIFVAAGLMGLAVFGLRNIFHFIVLIPVGIAAYAVLFFLITRLAKRYLGRKTFHFIGSPFMRMPPKKGEDLVECRTP, from the coding sequence ATGATTTCGCCCCGTCGCATCCTGAAAAATACGACCTTCTTAACCGTTGCCTTCGTGACAAGGAAGGTCATTCATCTTGTCGCCTTTTCCCTGATCGCCCGATACACCGGCGTCCAGACAACAGGTCTTTATTTCTTGCTTCTTTCTTTTGCGGCTCTCTTTACCTCGCTGATGGATTTTGGTCTGACTCCGGCGATGATTCGTGAGGCTTCCAAGGCGCCGGAGCGGCTCCACGACTATCTTGGCAACGTTCTTGGGTTGAAGGTTTTTCTCTGCGTCGCCGCGTCCGCTGCCGGTTTTGGCCTGATTCATCTTCTGGATTATCCGGATCTGACCCAGCGGCTCGTTTATCTCACGACAATTTACATCGTCCTGGACTCGCTGGCGGATACCTTTTACGGCTGTCTCCGTGTCCATCACAGGATGGAGTTTGAGGCAAAGGGGATGGTGGTCTCTCATTTCCTGATCCTCCTGATCTCGTCTTTCGTTGTTTTTTTTCAACTGAATATCTACGGACTGGTTTTTGCCTTGATTATGGGCGGTCTTTATAACCTGATCTATTCCCTGTTTTGTACCCTTCGCGTCTTACACCTGAAGTTGAATCTTTACTTCGACCATTCGGTTGTTAAACAACTTGTCTCCATCGCGATACCGATTCTGGGAGCGGCGGCCTTCAGCAAACTCCTGTTCATTGATACCTTTCTTCTCTCTTATCTTACCGATGAAACCGTCTTAGGCTGGTTTAGCGTTCCTTCCACGCTTGTTCAGAGCTTCATGTTCATTCCGATGGCGGTGACCATGGCGATCTATCCGGCCTTGAGCTCATTCCATATCCATTCGCCCGAGCGGCTCATTGAGACCTTTGAACGTTCCGTTCAGATCCTGATGATATTTATTATCCCCGCAGCGATCGGCATGGCGGTTCTGGCGCCGGGGATCATCCGGTTTTTCTTCGGGATTAGTTATGGTCCATCTGTCCTTCCGTTTCGAATATTGACTTTCTCATTGATTCCGATTTTTTTCAATGGACCGATGAGCGTCCTGCTCGATGCCTGCCATCGGCAGGTCAGCAATAGTTTCTTGATGGCTGTCGCCGCCATTCTTCATCTGGGATTGGCATTGACCTTCATCCCGAACTATCAGGCGGTCGGCATTGCATGGGCTGCCGTGTTCGGCCATACGGCATTTTTTGTCTTGGGAATTTTCGCGGTACGCGGGATTTTGGCAGGTGCCTTGAAGAGATGTCTTACTGATATGGCCGTCATTTTTGTCGCAGCGGGTCTGATGGGACTAGCTGTTTTCGGCTTGAGGAACATCTTCCATTTTATTGTCCTGATTCCTGTCGGAATTGCGGCTTATGCTGTTTTGTTTTTTCTGATCACTCGGCTGGCAAAAAGATATCTTGGCAGAAAAACATTCCATTTTATTGGATCACCATTTATGAGGATGCCCCCAAAAAAAGGTGAAGATCTGGTGGAATGCCGAACACCATGA
- a CDS encoding O-antigen ligase family protein translates to MSQQSIVLLLAAGTMVLWPYPSPILSLGFRPFVFVFILFCLGASLPIFRNASQLIAIKKFAPSILFVGVHWFSWFLMPNYAALSFTGSVSIYLAASIILVLAIKRLDDYALVIKVILYLSSISMAVLIYRHLVNFDVFYLAPHFSFSERRGYTDRNVLSFFLLLFFPFAYALFTHQRRLGHLLLLAIISFSAILTFSRMALVVVLFSILIFPFMGSMRKRYLVQLGTLLASGLILIGVFRVSPWDGYLKYLKWKRTTIMEQDRRSSLAALKWGFSLERGRGRYLLMAAQGFLEKPVLGHGLVSFGKNNPEFCAPEDLECQNFYGRSKPVRLPRTHNDYVQILFELGVVGFIPLLWLVLDILRRLWRSKERVPRQYQWLWDGQCGAVAALFLSLFFNNAYEAWPFWFIVAGCYIVAETSSKWGEAAVSAPTNER, encoded by the coding sequence TTGAGTCAACAGTCAATCGTCCTTCTTCTGGCCGCTGGAACGATGGTTCTTTGGCCCTATCCCTCTCCAATCCTGTCGCTGGGTTTCCGTCCCTTTGTTTTTGTCTTTATCCTCTTCTGTCTAGGGGCTTCTCTCCCGATCTTCCGGAATGCATCGCAGCTCATCGCAATCAAAAAGTTCGCACCATCGATTCTGTTTGTTGGCGTTCACTGGTTTTCCTGGTTTCTCATGCCGAACTATGCGGCATTGTCTTTTACGGGATCGGTTTCGATCTACCTCGCGGCCTCCATCATCCTCGTTTTGGCGATAAAACGGCTTGATGACTATGCGCTTGTGATCAAGGTCATTCTCTACCTGTCGTCAATAAGTATGGCCGTGCTGATTTACAGACACCTTGTGAACTTCGATGTTTTCTATCTGGCTCCCCATTTCTCGTTTTCGGAACGGCGGGGCTATACAGACAGGAACGTCCTCTCTTTTTTTCTATTATTGTTTTTCCCGTTTGCCTATGCCCTTTTTACTCACCAGCGAAGGCTCGGACACCTTCTTCTCCTGGCGATCATCTCCTTTTCCGCTATCCTGACCTTTTCGAGGATGGCGCTTGTCGTCGTTCTGTTTTCCATTCTTATTTTTCCTTTCATGGGATCGATGAGAAAAAGGTATCTTGTTCAGTTAGGGACTCTTTTAGCTTCAGGGCTCATTCTTATTGGGGTCTTTCGTGTGAGTCCTTGGGACGGCTATCTCAAATATCTCAAATGGAAGCGAACGACTATCATGGAGCAGGATCGCCGTAGTTCGCTAGCGGCATTGAAGTGGGGTTTTTCTCTGGAACGGGGAAGAGGCAGGTATCTCCTCATGGCGGCACAAGGTTTCCTGGAGAAACCGGTCCTGGGTCATGGCTTGGTGTCTTTTGGCAAGAACAATCCCGAGTTTTGCGCCCCTGAAGACCTGGAGTGTCAGAACTTTTATGGTCGGAGCAAACCTGTTCGACTTCCGAGAACGCACAATGACTACGTACAGATCCTCTTTGAGTTGGGGGTAGTCGGTTTTATTCCCTTACTTTGGCTGGTGTTGGACATCTTGCGGCGGCTTTGGCGCTCCAAAGAGAGAGTCCCTCGGCAATATCAGTGGCTCTGGGATGGACAATGCGGTGCGGTTGCAGCCCTATTCCTCAGTCTTTTCTTCAATAATGCCTATGAGGCATGGCCGTTTTGGTTTATTGTGGCAGGCTGCTATATTGTTGCCGAAACCAGTTCGAAATGGGGTGAGGCAGCCGTTTCAGCGCCAACGAACGAAAGATGA
- a CDS encoding SDR family oxidoreductase — MKTIVTGGAGFIGSHLVDQLIAEGHDVVVIDNFSTGRRTNLAHTRQTKIVEADINDHLSIRRWFEGVDWVFHLAALADIVPSIDRPEQYVRNNVNGTFSVLEASRKAKKFIYAASSSCYGIPDLYPTPETAEIRPQYPYALTKFLGEQSVLHWGLVYKLPVISLRFFNVYGPRSRTSGTYGAVFGVFMAQKIHGRPFTVVGDGTQVRDFTYVTDVARAILMAADSPIRQEVFNVASGEVHSVNEIVDLIGGEKVFIPKRPGEPDKTQGDISKISEMLGWQPSVPFAKGVRELLKNIDYWREAPVWTSEAIAQATETWFKYLS; from the coding sequence ATGAAGACGATCGTTACCGGTGGAGCCGGTTTTATCGGAAGCCATCTTGTTGACCAGTTAATTGCTGAAGGTCATGATGTCGTGGTCATCGACAATTTTTCTACGGGTCGGAGGACCAATCTTGCTCATACCCGCCAGACCAAGATTGTAGAAGCGGACATTAATGATCATTTGTCTATCCGACGCTGGTTCGAAGGAGTCGATTGGGTTTTTCATTTGGCCGCGTTGGCTGATATTGTTCCTTCCATCGATCGACCAGAACAATACGTACGAAATAACGTTAACGGTACGTTTTCGGTATTGGAGGCAAGTCGAAAAGCCAAGAAATTTATTTATGCTGCATCCTCTTCGTGTTACGGGATTCCCGATCTTTATCCGACCCCGGAAACGGCGGAAATCCGCCCCCAGTACCCCTATGCGCTCACCAAGTTTCTGGGAGAGCAGTCTGTGCTCCACTGGGGATTAGTCTATAAGCTGCCCGTCATTTCACTCCGATTCTTCAATGTATATGGTCCGCGATCCAGGACCTCAGGGACCTATGGAGCCGTGTTTGGAGTTTTTATGGCACAGAAGATCCATGGTCGGCCATTTACGGTAGTTGGAGATGGGACTCAGGTTCGGGATTTTACCTATGTTACTGATGTCGCAAGGGCGATTCTCATGGCCGCTGATTCTCCCATTCGGCAGGAGGTGTTTAATGTCGCAAGCGGAGAGGTTCACAGCGTGAACGAGATTGTGGATCTGATCGGAGGAGAGAAGGTTTTCATCCCGAAGCGACCGGGAGAACCGGACAAAACCCAGGGGGATATCTCCAAGATAAGTGAAATGCTTGGGTGGCAGCCATCTGTCCCATTTGCCAAAGGAGTCCGAGAGCTTTTAAAGAATATAGACTATTGGCGAGAAGCCCCCGTCTGGACGTCAGAGGCAATCGCTCAGGCGACTGAAACGTGGTTCAAATATCTATCCTGA
- a CDS encoding SIS domain-containing protein has translation MGATQFESYAKNYRNRFIGFLQQLDLGAVATAAEVLMRACQEGRRIYLVGNGGSAAIASHFAIDFLNVNREWKGEKPFRVTSLADNLSVVTALGNDEGFENIFVRQLERYFEQGDVLIAISASGHSPNIINAVEYANRKEGITVGLVGFDGGVLKGLCRHLIHVATPVGEYGHVEDSFAFLDHLLTTYFFRMVNDRFLNQCNQSN, from the coding sequence ATGGGTGCTACACAGTTTGAGAGTTATGCCAAAAATTACCGAAACCGTTTCATCGGTTTTCTTCAACAGTTAGATCTGGGGGCGGTTGCCACTGCCGCCGAAGTTTTGATGCGAGCTTGTCAGGAAGGGCGGCGAATATATTTAGTGGGCAATGGAGGGAGCGCCGCGATTGCGTCGCACTTTGCCATCGACTTTTTGAATGTGAATCGTGAGTGGAAGGGGGAAAAACCATTCAGAGTCACCAGTTTGGCGGATAATTTATCTGTCGTAACGGCCTTGGGAAACGACGAAGGTTTCGAAAATATTTTTGTAAGACAGCTTGAGAGATATTTTGAGCAAGGAGATGTCTTAATTGCAATATCTGCAAGCGGACATTCGCCTAACATCATCAATGCCGTTGAATATGCCAATCGGAAGGAGGGGATCACGGTTGGGTTAGTCGGATTTGATGGCGGGGTTCTGAAGGGACTTTGCAGGCACTTGATCCATGTCGCGACTCCTGTTGGCGAATATGGTCATGTGGAGGATTCGTTCGCGTTTCTTGATCATTTGCTAACTACGTATTTTTTTCGGATGGTTAACGATCGTTTTTTGAATCAATGCAATCAATCAAATTAA
- a CDS encoding adenylyltransferase/cytidyltransferase family protein has translation MQSIKLKTVEELSHLLAERKGQGKKIVLCHGVFDLIHPGHIHHFEEAKRQGDILVVSITPDNFVNKGPGRPVFNQRLRADFLTALEMVDYVTINRWPTAVETIRFLRPDIYVKGWEYSDGENDVTQGITKETEAVHKVGGGIFFTRGDVFSSTELLNAYFDVHSPETKEFLRNFRQKYSAENVIGFLDQLRSLKVLVIGETIIDEYLYCHTMNKSAKDNILVSRYLYEEAFAGGILACANHMAGFCGQVDLVSVLGKEDDRQDFIRSRLHSKVRPYFFFGKGKTIVKRRFVDPQFVSKLFEVCYLPDPEPMSSSASRIEDFLATRLPEYDLVLAVDYGHGFFQPGIIGLLSEKSSFLAINTQTNSANLGFNVITKYPKANFISLSEPEIRLATHDRDGSLEESIGVISRQLHCRQVAVTRGKLGSITYREPEGFFSAPVFSNKVVDRIGAGDAYLSITAPCAVKNYPIDLMAFVGNAVGAMAVNVVCNREPVAPVHLYKFITALLK, from the coding sequence ATGCAATCAATCAAATTAAAGACAGTCGAGGAGTTGTCTCATCTGCTGGCTGAACGGAAGGGGCAGGGGAAAAAGATCGTTCTCTGCCATGGCGTCTTTGATCTGATACATCCCGGCCATATTCACCATTTTGAAGAAGCCAAACGACAGGGGGATATCCTTGTTGTGAGTATCACGCCGGACAACTTTGTGAATAAGGGGCCTGGACGTCCTGTATTTAATCAGAGATTGCGGGCCGATTTTCTGACGGCGCTTGAAATGGTGGACTATGTTACCATTAATCGATGGCCTACAGCTGTTGAGACGATTCGTTTTCTTCGTCCCGATATCTATGTTAAAGGGTGGGAGTATAGCGATGGGGAAAACGATGTGACGCAAGGGATCACGAAGGAAACCGAAGCGGTCCATAAAGTTGGGGGAGGGATCTTTTTTACTCGGGGAGATGTCTTCAGTTCTACGGAGCTTTTGAATGCTTACTTTGACGTCCATTCGCCAGAGACAAAGGAATTTCTGAGGAATTTTCGTCAAAAATACTCCGCAGAAAATGTCATCGGTTTTCTCGATCAACTTCGATCTCTGAAAGTTCTTGTGATTGGAGAGACTATCATAGACGAATATCTTTATTGCCACACGATGAACAAGTCAGCCAAAGACAACATACTTGTCAGTCGTTATCTTTATGAAGAGGCCTTTGCAGGCGGCATACTGGCTTGTGCCAATCACATGGCAGGATTTTGTGGTCAGGTTGATCTGGTCAGCGTTCTGGGGAAGGAGGATGACCGGCAGGATTTTATTCGCAGTCGATTACACTCAAAAGTGAGGCCATATTTCTTTTTTGGGAAGGGGAAAACAATCGTCAAACGAAGGTTCGTTGATCCGCAATTCGTTTCAAAACTGTTTGAAGTTTGTTACCTTCCCGATCCTGAACCAATGTCGTCATCGGCCTCTAGGATCGAGGATTTTCTCGCCACGCGTCTCCCTGAATATGATCTGGTCTTGGCGGTCGATTACGGGCACGGTTTTTTTCAGCCGGGCATAATCGGGTTGCTTTCCGAAAAGTCCTCATTTTTGGCCATCAACACGCAGACCAACAGCGCCAATCTTGGTTTTAACGTCATCACAAAATATCCGAAGGCGAACTTCATTTCTCTTTCAGAGCCAGAGATAAGACTGGCGACTCATGATCGGGATGGGTCGCTTGAGGAGAGTATAGGGGTGATTTCACGTCAGTTGCATTGTCGCCAAGTGGCAGTGACCCGGGGGAAATTGGGTTCGATCACTTACCGCGAGCCGGAAGGTTTCTTTTCGGCGCCTGTTTTTTCCAATAAAGTTGTCGACCGGATTGGGGCCGGAGATGCGTATTTGTCGATTACGGCACCTTGTGCCGTCAAAAACTATCCAATCGATTTGATGGCTTTTGTCGGTAATGCCGTCGGTGCGATGGCGGTCAATGTCGTCTGTAACCGGGAACCGGTGGCACCGGTGCATCTTTATAAATTTATAACGGCTCTCCTGAAATAA
- a CDS encoding radical SAM protein: MTDQLQIDGEKLSYHPARVAQWAEAQDDWEKARKVYPVYIEVSPMGACNHRCTFCAVDYIGYQMRKLDIFHLKRALSEMGAAGVKSVMFAGEGEPLLFKPLAETVVHSAASGLDVGITTNAVPLTRTFCEEALGSVQWIKASVNAGSAETYAKIHKTDPRDFERALRNMETAAVLKESGGLKKCRLGIQMVLLPENAGEAHALAQRAKEIGVDYVVIKPYSQHLKGISRVYEGIEYSQYYHLAEHLEKLNDDRFHVVFRRHTMEKLQQERSYSVCQATPFFWAYIMANGDLYGCSAYLNDTRFCYGNIHEQGFREIWEGEKRRQNFEYVRSQLDISECRTNCRMDEVNRYLWKVRFPPEHISFI; encoded by the coding sequence ATGACGGACCAACTTCAGATCGACGGCGAAAAACTTTCATATCATCCTGCTCGCGTCGCCCAGTGGGCGGAGGCTCAGGACGATTGGGAAAAAGCCAGGAAAGTCTATCCTGTTTATATAGAAGTTTCTCCGATGGGTGCCTGTAATCACCGCTGTACATTTTGCGCTGTCGACTACATAGGGTATCAGATGCGCAAACTGGATATTTTTCATTTGAAACGAGCGCTGTCTGAGATGGGCGCGGCCGGTGTCAAGAGTGTGATGTTTGCCGGAGAGGGGGAACCGTTGCTCTTTAAACCTCTTGCCGAGACGGTAGTTCATTCGGCGGCTTCCGGGCTGGATGTCGGCATTACTACGAATGCGGTGCCTCTTACGAGAACATTTTGCGAAGAGGCCTTGGGTTCTGTTCAATGGATCAAGGCGAGCGTCAATGCGGGCTCCGCGGAAACATATGCCAAGATCCATAAGACCGACCCTCGTGATTTCGAGAGGGCACTGCGGAATATGGAAACGGCTGCCGTTTTGAAGGAAAGCGGCGGTTTAAAAAAATGTCGACTCGGAATCCAAATGGTTCTTCTGCCGGAAAACGCGGGTGAGGCCCATGCTCTTGCTCAGCGCGCCAAGGAGATCGGAGTCGACTATGTTGTCATCAAACCCTACTCTCAACACCTTAAAGGGATCAGCCGCGTTTATGAAGGGATCGAGTACAGCCAGTATTACCATTTGGCTGAACATTTAGAGAAGCTTAACGACGATCGGTTTCATGTTGTTTTTAGACGTCATACCATGGAAAAGCTCCAGCAGGAGCGGTCCTACTCGGTTTGTCAGGCGACACCGTTTTTCTGGGCCTATATTATGGCGAATGGGGATCTTTACGGTTGTTCGGCCTACCTTAATGATACGCGTTTCTGTTATGGGAATATCCATGAACAGGGTTTTAGGGAGATCTGGGAGGGTGAAAAACGCAGACAAAATTTTGAATATGTTCGCAGCCAACTGGATATTTCCGAGTGCCGTACGAACTGTCGTATGGATGAGGTTAACCGTTATTTGTGGAAGGTCAGGTTTCCTCCGGAGCACATCAGCTTCATTTAA
- a CDS encoding thiamine pyrophosphate-dependent dehydrogenase E1 component subunit alpha — protein sequence MASLLLDIPLAIVSDLYRSLYLIRRTEEKIVEHYGEQEMRCPVHLSIGQEAIAVGVCTALRQEDVIFGTHRCHAHYLAKGGDPALLFAELCGKETGCASGKAGSMHLVDVAQGMWGASAIVGGSIPLGVGVALSAQMTRSGKVAAVFFGDGATEQGVFYESLNFASLKKLPVLFVCENNFYATYTPFARRQARDNIFERGESFGVPGCRVDGSDVLEVFRAAQKAVLQARHGGGPTLLECQTYRWKDHVGPGCDHELGYRSGADLQFWREKCPVKRLRGSLVEQGLDPCVVEGWEKGIDFRIQNSWEFAKESPFPVNSSLFQGVF from the coding sequence ATGGCCTCCTTATTACTTGATATTCCATTGGCGATCGTCTCTGACCTCTACCGTTCGCTCTACTTGATTCGAAGAACAGAAGAAAAAATTGTCGAGCACTATGGAGAACAAGAGATGCGATGTCCTGTGCATCTTTCAATCGGACAGGAGGCTATTGCTGTTGGTGTTTGTACTGCCTTGAGACAGGAGGATGTTATTTTCGGAACTCACCGTTGTCATGCGCATTATCTGGCCAAGGGAGGGGATCCGGCCCTATTGTTTGCCGAGCTTTGCGGGAAAGAAACCGGATGTGCTTCGGGCAAGGCCGGTTCCATGCATCTCGTCGATGTCGCGCAAGGCATGTGGGGGGCCTCTGCCATCGTGGGAGGGTCGATCCCGCTAGGTGTCGGTGTCGCCCTTTCGGCCCAGATGACTCGATCCGGAAAAGTGGCGGCCGTGTTTTTCGGGGATGGAGCTACGGAACAGGGTGTTTTCTATGAATCATTGAACTTTGCTTCTTTAAAAAAACTTCCGGTTCTTTTTGTTTGCGAGAACAATTTTTACGCAACGTACACTCCCTTTGCCAGACGGCAGGCTCGGGACAACATTTTCGAGCGAGGAGAGAGTTTTGGAGTTCCTGGTTGTCGCGTGGATGGTTCAGACGTTCTGGAAGTTTTTCGAGCGGCGCAAAAAGCGGTTTTGCAGGCACGTCATGGCGGAGGTCCGACTTTGCTCGAGTGCCAGACATATCGCTGGAAAGACCATGTAGGCCCCGGTTGCGATCATGAATTGGGATATCGGAGCGGGGCCGATCTCCAATTTTGGAGGGAGAAATGTCCGGTCAAGCGTTTGCGCGGGTCACTTGTTGAACAAGGTTTGGATCCCTGTGTTGTTGAAGGATGGGAGAAGGGCATTGATTTCAGGATTCAAAATTCATGGGAGTTTGCTAAGGAAAGTCCTTTTCCAGTCAACAGTTCCCTTTTTCAAGGAGTGTTTTGA